In Ochrobactrum vermis, the following proteins share a genomic window:
- the rpmA gene encoding 50S ribosomal protein L27 — protein MAHKKAGGSSRNGRDSESKRLGVKKFGGEAVVSGNIIVRQRGTKWHPGANVGLGKDHTIFATTNGSVSFRTKANGRTYVSVNPIAEAAE, from the coding sequence ATGGCACACAAAAAAGCTGGCGGTTCCTCGCGTAACGGTCGCGATTCAGAATCCAAACGCCTTGGCGTGAAGAAGTTCGGCGGCGAAGCTGTCGTTTCTGGCAACATCATCGTGCGTCAACGCGGCACGAAGTGGCATCCGGGCGCCAATGTCGGCCTCGGCAAGGACCATACGATTTTTGCAACCACAAACGGTTCCGTGTCTTTCCGTACGAAAGCCAACGGCCGCACGTACGTATCGGTTAACCCGATCGCGGAAGCAGCAGAGTAA
- the rplU gene encoding 50S ribosomal protein L21 yields the protein MFAVIKTGGKQYRVAANDLIKVEKVAGEAGDIVEFAEVLMVGSTIGAPVVAGALVTAEVVEQGRARKVIAFKKRRRQNSKRTRGHRQELTTIRISEILTDGAKPSKKAAEKKAPKAGAAEGEAAKPKKAAPKKAAAKAESAE from the coding sequence ATGTTCGCAGTCATCAAGACCGGTGGCAAGCAGTACCGCGTTGCCGCAAATGACCTGATCAAGGTCGAAAAAGTTGCTGGCGAAGCCGGTGACATCGTAGAATTCGCAGAAGTCCTGATGGTCGGCTCGACCATTGGCGCACCGGTCGTCGCTGGCGCTCTCGTCACCGCCGAAGTTGTTGAACAGGGCCGTGCTCGCAAGGTCATCGCGTTCAAGAAGCGTCGTCGTCAGAACTCGAAGCGCACCCGCGGTCATCGTCAGGAACTGACGACCATCCGTATCTCGGAGATCCTCACTGACGGCGCAAAGCCATCCAAGAAGGCCGCCGAGAAGAAGGCTCCGAAGGCAGGCGCCGCTGAAGGCGAAGCCGCAAAGCCGAAGAAGGCAGCGCCTAAGAAGGCTGCAGCCAAGGCCGAGTCGGCTGAGTAA
- a CDS encoding agmatine deiminase family protein, whose translation MMTRRQTLLFAAAATAGLSIQSLRGQAGSSSARSAGFWYPEETEPHERTFMQWPVNPAVYDDPDFLDDIQKTIAKIANAIAQFEPVVMLAAARYHRAVRKLVSRNVEIWDIPTDDLWCRDSGPSFVIDGKGGLAITQFNFNGWGNKQTHGADGQIAARIAERLGLQVFDAGLVGEAGGVETDGHGTLIAHESSFINANRNQGSKAEIEQMLLNTMGARKMIWAPGIIGADITDYHIDALARFVKPGQLLIQMGDKIDSDDPWSVAASETHDIFAAATDAEGRKLDMVILPEPYDIRVSNSDFVSSYVNYYVCNGAVIAAEFGDREVDEQAAAILGKLYPGREIVTLNIDPVGEVGGGIHCATHEQPKV comes from the coding sequence ATGATGACCCGCCGCCAGACCTTGCTTTTTGCCGCTGCTGCCACCGCTGGCCTGTCAATACAATCACTCCGTGGGCAGGCAGGCAGCTCCTCGGCTCGTTCTGCCGGTTTCTGGTATCCGGAAGAAACAGAGCCCCATGAGCGCACGTTCATGCAATGGCCGGTAAATCCCGCTGTCTATGACGATCCTGATTTCCTTGATGATATTCAGAAAACCATTGCGAAAATTGCGAACGCCATTGCACAGTTCGAGCCGGTTGTGATGCTGGCTGCGGCCCGGTATCACCGCGCTGTCCGCAAGCTGGTCTCGCGCAACGTTGAAATTTGGGACATTCCGACTGACGATTTGTGGTGTCGCGATTCCGGCCCCTCATTTGTCATTGACGGCAAGGGTGGTCTGGCCATTACACAATTCAACTTCAACGGCTGGGGTAACAAGCAAACCCACGGTGCAGACGGTCAGATCGCCGCGCGGATAGCCGAACGGCTGGGGCTGCAGGTTTTCGACGCAGGCCTTGTGGGTGAAGCGGGAGGTGTTGAGACCGACGGCCACGGCACGTTGATCGCCCACGAAAGCAGTTTCATCAATGCCAATCGCAATCAGGGTAGCAAAGCTGAAATCGAACAGATGTTGTTGAACACGATGGGTGCGCGCAAGATGATCTGGGCGCCTGGTATCATCGGTGCGGATATCACCGACTATCATATTGATGCGCTGGCTCGTTTCGTCAAACCGGGGCAGTTGTTAATCCAGATGGGAGACAAGATCGACTCCGACGATCCATGGTCGGTTGCTGCCTCCGAAACACATGACATATTTGCCGCAGCCACCGATGCCGAAGGGCGCAAGCTGGATATGGTCATTTTGCCGGAGCCCTATGACATCCGCGTGAGCAACAGCGATTTTGTGTCTTCCTATGTTAACTATTATGTTTGTAACGGCGCGGTGATTGCTGCTGAGTTTGGCGATCGGGAAGTCGACGAACAAGCAGCGGCCATTCTTGGCAAGCTGTATCCCGGCAGGGAGATTGTCACGTTGAATATCGATCCGGTGGGTGAGGTTGGCGGCGGCATCCATTGCGCCACCCATGAGCAACCCAAGGTCTGA
- a CDS encoding pseudouridine synthase, which translates to MTVLSADAPIYHPPLEPYVSILHRDAGFLVLDKPSGLLSVPGRHPALSDSLATRVQKQFPQAQMINRLDKDTSGLVLMSLNRKAHAAIASQFEARTAQKSYVAVVWGCVEDNEGLIDLPLAIDPDNKPRHRVDHDHGKPAQTRWQVLDRGDASTRLRLFPLTGRTHQLRVHMKALGHVILGDEFYAEGEALAAADRLLLHAEELAFRHPDGRDVTFTAPCPF; encoded by the coding sequence ATGACTGTGTTATCCGCCGATGCTCCCATCTATCATCCCCCGCTGGAACCCTATGTCTCGATCCTTCATCGCGACGCAGGCTTTCTCGTGCTGGACAAGCCGAGCGGTCTGTTATCCGTGCCGGGGCGTCATCCAGCACTGTCGGACAGCCTCGCGACACGAGTTCAAAAGCAGTTTCCGCAAGCCCAGATGATCAACCGTCTCGACAAGGATACGTCCGGCCTTGTGCTGATGTCGCTCAACCGCAAGGCCCACGCCGCCATCGCCTCGCAGTTCGAGGCCCGAACGGCGCAAAAATCCTATGTCGCCGTTGTCTGGGGCTGCGTCGAAGATAACGAAGGGCTGATCGACCTGCCCCTTGCGATAGACCCCGACAACAAGCCGCGCCATCGCGTCGACCATGATCATGGCAAACCGGCGCAGACCCGCTGGCAGGTTCTCGACAGGGGTGATGCAAGCACCCGGCTGCGGCTCTTTCCCCTGACAGGCCGGACGCACCAGTTGCGCGTTCATATGAAAGCGCTCGGCCATGTGATCCTCGGCGACGAATTCTACGCCGAAGGTGAAGCCCTCGCTGCTGCAGACCGTCTGCTGTTGCATGCGGAAGAACTGGCTTTCCGGCACCCCGACGGGCGCGACGTGACATTCACCGCGCCCTGCCCCTTCTGA
- a CDS encoding class I SAM-dependent methyltransferase encodes MSQKIDTSELIVDFVGGAVGHRFRSGEGRGQALAKAVGMTRDVMPEIVDATAGLGRDAFLLASLGAKVTLIERSETMHGLLAEGLARAAAEGGRYAETVARMTLLQGDSCLLLPELKPQVVLVDPMHPPRGNSALVKKEMRQIREIVGTDPDAEKLMQVALEAAQNRVVLKWPLRADPMAGLRKPSHQILGKSTRYDVFVKARIS; translated from the coding sequence ATGTCGCAGAAAATAGATACATCGGAGCTGATCGTCGATTTTGTCGGAGGCGCTGTCGGCCACCGGTTCCGCTCCGGCGAAGGACGCGGGCAGGCTCTCGCCAAGGCTGTCGGAATGACGCGCGATGTCATGCCCGAAATCGTGGACGCAACAGCCGGGCTCGGGCGTGATGCTTTCCTGCTGGCATCGCTCGGTGCAAAGGTGACTTTGATCGAGCGCTCCGAAACGATGCATGGCCTTCTGGCCGAAGGGCTGGCGCGCGCAGCGGCGGAAGGCGGGCGCTATGCCGAGACTGTCGCACGCATGACACTTCTACAGGGCGATTCCTGCCTGCTCCTGCCGGAACTGAAGCCGCAGGTCGTTCTGGTCGATCCGATGCACCCTCCCCGCGGCAACAGCGCACTCGTCAAGAAGGAAATGCGCCAGATCCGCGAGATCGTCGGTACCGATCCCGATGCCGAAAAGCTGATGCAGGTTGCGCTGGAGGCAGCACAGAACCGTGTGGTTCTGAAATGGCCCTTGCGCGCCGACCCGATGGCCGGATTGCGCAAACCATCCCACCAGATACTCGGCAAAAGCACGCGCTATGACGTGTTCGTCAAGGCCCGAATTAGCTGA
- a CDS encoding diguanylate cyclase domain-containing protein, which yields MKGLADQAAQGADENNGNPHPAEGTSQPSQLKVGDNAPVGTEQLDWLVAMINHVPDFIYAKDLQGRFLFANDAVVRNNGLSDINELIGLTDFDIHGEAAITAHISEIEKQVMESGQPDLGYEERAMRGGTDRWLMISRVPLRDRNGNIIGVVGASRDISLKKKAERFMQVQARILEMTVSAVAIPDFVDQLTRLLEGLAAGIRCVAVVTGETAEDVVISAPSLPSLSFGVRNGREPLSLAALEAVLKTLVPDSEAIFSMEIPSADGQGHGALGFAVNGDASDDRVLTEFFTTAARMSGIAIDRRIADERIRYLAEHDTLTGLANRAFLERKLGQILEQAAAHSQRVAVGFLDLDQFKPVNDTLGHAAGDKLLQQIAGRISLLLRDGELAGRMGGDEFILVLQADDGDFCSRLDEIRRKISEPVELDGTYLEVTCSIGVACFPKHGRSAAELFAAADAAMYDAKAKGRNGVSVYSVEMSRGLASGGSKQS from the coding sequence ATGAAAGGACTGGCAGATCAGGCGGCGCAAGGCGCTGATGAGAACAACGGCAATCCGCACCCTGCTGAAGGGACCAGTCAACCGTCACAACTGAAGGTGGGCGACAATGCCCCCGTTGGCACGGAGCAGCTTGATTGGCTCGTTGCGATGATCAATCACGTGCCGGACTTCATCTATGCCAAGGACTTGCAGGGGCGGTTTCTGTTCGCCAATGATGCGGTGGTTCGCAACAACGGCCTTTCGGACATCAATGAACTCATTGGACTGACCGATTTCGATATTCACGGGGAAGCCGCGATCACGGCCCATATTTCCGAGATTGAAAAACAGGTCATGGAAAGCGGCCAGCCCGATCTCGGCTATGAAGAGCGCGCCATGCGTGGCGGAACGGATCGCTGGCTGATGATCTCGCGGGTGCCTTTGCGCGATAGAAACGGCAATATCATCGGCGTTGTGGGCGCGTCTCGTGACATTTCCCTCAAGAAAAAGGCCGAACGCTTCATGCAGGTTCAGGCCCGTATTCTGGAAATGACGGTAAGTGCGGTGGCCATACCGGATTTCGTCGATCAGTTGACCCGTTTGCTGGAAGGTCTTGCCGCCGGTATTCGCTGTGTTGCCGTTGTTACCGGGGAGACCGCTGAAGATGTTGTCATTTCTGCGCCTTCCCTCCCTTCTTTGTCGTTCGGTGTGAGAAACGGACGTGAGCCACTTTCTCTCGCAGCGCTTGAAGCGGTGCTGAAGACATTGGTTCCCGATAGTGAAGCCATATTCTCCATGGAAATCCCGTCTGCGGACGGGCAGGGGCATGGTGCTCTTGGTTTCGCGGTCAATGGCGACGCTTCGGATGACCGCGTCCTCACGGAGTTTTTTACCACTGCTGCCAGGATGAGCGGAATTGCCATCGACAGGCGTATCGCCGACGAGCGCATCCGCTATCTGGCCGAACACGATACGTTGACGGGGCTGGCTAACAGGGCTTTCCTGGAGCGGAAACTTGGACAGATTCTCGAACAGGCGGCGGCACACTCTCAGCGAGTGGCCGTTGGCTTTCTCGATCTGGATCAGTTCAAGCCGGTCAACGATACGCTTGGTCATGCTGCAGGCGACAAGCTTCTGCAGCAGATTGCCGGACGGATTTCACTTTTACTGCGCGATGGTGAACTTGCCGGGCGCATGGGAGGCGATGAGTTCATTCTCGTCTTGCAGGCGGATGATGGCGATTTCTGCTCCCGGCTGGATGAAATCAGACGGAAGATCAGCGAGCCGGTCGAACTTGACGGAACTTATCTGGAAGTCACCTGCAGCATCGGTGTCGCCTGCTTTCCGAAACATGGTCGCTCGGCTGCGGAACTGTTCGCGGCCGCAGATGCTGCGATGTACGATGCCAAGGCGAAGGGCCGCAATGGGGTCAGCGTCTATTCCGTCGAAATGTCGCGTGGCCTTGCTTCAGGCGGGAGCAAGCAGTCGTAG
- a CDS encoding MATE family efflux transporter translates to MKQSIDLTTAPINQALLLFALPTLGSSILQSANGSIDTIWIGQLLGENALAATTNGNLVMFLLTAFVFGFGMASTILIGQAFGRHDVETARTIAGTTVGTFVPLSIVVAVIGWLLAPKVLELLGTPETIEPLARAFLQVTFLAMPAILMQTILMMALRGSGDAMTPLIFMGMAVLLDIALNPVFILGWGPLPALGIAGSALATAAANYISLTAMLYYIYHRDLPLRLRGKELWLLVPDRELLRLIFTKGLPMGIQMIVVSSSMLTMMRLVNQEGVDTTAAFGATQQLWTYVQMPAMALGAAVSAMAAQNIGAGKWDRVNSITRIGAIYAVLMTGALVVLLLLADRQAMQIFLGADSAAIAIGQHIGRIATWGFIAFGVSMVLFGTVRANGQVIWPLVILFVSMYPVRLGVAIGLREQLGSDALWLSFPAAMVSTLLMATVLYFYGGWRTNSSMHTDTHELQGEAACVSQSAEATPSSNALTPNAPLVAEVEPET, encoded by the coding sequence ATGAAACAGAGCATCGACCTGACGACGGCCCCGATCAATCAGGCTTTGCTGCTCTTCGCGTTGCCGACACTCGGCTCATCAATATTGCAATCGGCGAACGGGTCAATCGACACGATCTGGATCGGCCAGTTGCTTGGCGAGAATGCACTTGCGGCAACGACAAACGGCAATCTGGTGATGTTTCTGCTGACTGCTTTCGTATTCGGCTTTGGCATGGCATCAACGATCCTGATCGGACAGGCATTCGGACGGCACGACGTTGAAACGGCGCGCACGATAGCGGGCACCACCGTCGGCACTTTCGTGCCGCTCAGCATCGTTGTCGCCGTCATCGGCTGGCTGCTTGCCCCCAAAGTGCTTGAACTGCTCGGAACGCCTGAAACAATCGAGCCGCTGGCCCGCGCATTTCTGCAAGTCACCTTTCTCGCTATGCCGGCAATCCTGATGCAGACGATCCTGATGATGGCTTTGCGCGGCAGTGGTGACGCCATGACCCCGCTGATATTCATGGGAATGGCCGTGCTGCTGGATATAGCCCTCAATCCCGTCTTCATTCTGGGATGGGGTCCCCTACCTGCACTGGGTATTGCGGGTTCTGCATTGGCGACGGCTGCCGCCAATTACATAAGCCTGACCGCAATGCTTTATTATATCTATCACCGCGACCTTCCGTTGCGCTTGCGTGGCAAGGAATTATGGCTCCTTGTCCCTGACCGGGAACTACTGCGACTGATCTTCACCAAAGGGTTGCCGATGGGCATCCAGATGATTGTCGTATCAAGCTCGATGCTCACAATGATGCGGCTGGTCAATCAGGAAGGTGTCGATACGACGGCTGCCTTTGGCGCCACACAACAGCTCTGGACCTATGTGCAGATGCCTGCAATGGCGTTGGGCGCCGCTGTGAGCGCCATGGCTGCCCAGAATATCGGAGCCGGAAAATGGGATCGTGTGAACTCGATAACTCGCATCGGGGCAATTTACGCGGTGCTGATGACGGGAGCACTTGTTGTTCTTCTGCTTCTCGCGGACCGGCAGGCCATGCAGATATTTCTCGGCGCAGACAGCGCGGCGATCGCGATCGGTCAGCATATCGGGCGGATCGCGACGTGGGGCTTCATCGCCTTCGGTGTGTCGATGGTTCTTTTCGGAACCGTGCGCGCAAACGGTCAGGTCATCTGGCCACTCGTCATTCTTTTCGTATCCATGTACCCGGTGCGCCTTGGCGTCGCCATTGGCCTGCGTGAACAGCTTGGTTCCGATGCGCTCTGGCTGAGCTTCCCAGCCGCTATGGTATCAACCCTGCTGATGGCGACAGTCCTTTATTTTTACGGCGGGTGGCGAACGAACTCCTCAATGCATACTGACACCCACGAACTTCAAGGGGAGGCGGCTTGCGTGTCGCAATCGGCAGAAGCCACCCCATCAAGCAACGCGCTTACTCCAAATGCTCCACTTGTTGCGGAAGTTGAGCCCGAGACATAG
- a CDS encoding GNAT family N-acetyltransferase, giving the protein MLDQDNTNDGLVRLSFHSLSNKSAECDTIPVHIMKGTFMLQLRPMREDEFSTYLGYFIPDYAVEVASSYRLSDAAALEQVKREMASDLPDGVNTSDQILLCLIDPASGPEKLLGYLWYKQDPAKHVAFIMDFYIFPSFQGKGYGKLALATLEMDLKRKGFRQIKLRVAADNVRARHVYDATGFHVTGVNMNKSLT; this is encoded by the coding sequence ATGCTCGATCAAGACAACACGAACGATGGCCTGGTTAGACTATCGTTTCACAGCCTCTCCAACAAAAGCGCGGAGTGTGACACGATCCCGGTCCATATTATGAAAGGAACCTTCATGCTCCAATTAAGACCTATGCGAGAGGATGAGTTCTCGACCTATCTCGGCTATTTCATTCCTGATTACGCAGTAGAAGTTGCATCAAGTTATCGTCTTTCCGACGCAGCCGCTCTTGAGCAAGTAAAACGAGAAATGGCTTCGGACTTGCCTGACGGTGTCAATACGAGCGACCAGATTTTGCTGTGTTTAATCGATCCTGCCAGCGGCCCTGAAAAGCTCCTCGGCTATCTCTGGTACAAACAGGATCCAGCAAAGCATGTGGCATTCATTATGGACTTCTACATTTTTCCTTCGTTTCAGGGAAAAGGATACGGCAAGTTGGCGTTAGCAACCCTGGAGATGGACCTAAAACGTAAAGGCTTTCGGCAAATCAAACTCCGCGTCGCTGCTGACAACGTGCGCGCAAGGCATGTTTATGACGCAACGGGATTTCACGTGACCGGTGTCAATATGAACAAGTCACTCACTTAA
- a CDS encoding LysR family transcriptional regulator, producing MANLHRSVIADLNIFVTIVRRQSMKQAANEIGVSTSAISHRIRKLECVCRLGSKCSVK from the coding sequence ATGGCGAACCTCCACCGGTCGGTCATCGCCGATCTCAACATATTCGTCACCATCGTACGGCGACAAAGCATGAAACAGGCCGCTAACGAAATCGGCGTCTCAACTTCCGCTATCAGTCATCGGATCAGAAAGCTCGAGTGCGTTTGCCGACTTGGGTCCAAATGTTCTGTTAAGTGA
- a CDS encoding M23 family metallopeptidase, which yields MKEMGPNNLDPGDEPPLSVGGRRRPPDRREVSARWLAGTFLTGVTSCMLIGVALFAALDGREQLATPPEILARNDMPGVIDDAAIIKGGRLVSTVSQQKARDRRRFDLSTMQKVGEREVIRTRPFEFVRMALAVDHPTNRKYPAFNALTVFSEGPAAPQPTDAGQIYGAKVESEVSLQVVDFPMNSATFDASSDLTVDEVEKVVRDTGGLLTDGDVQVASLHYVDPARFGGTDSPFALGPALGVKITQENVSVAQRGDDETVGEGFSEELIPFRQTAEIAQALEDAGYTGDDAGNMADSLTKLMNSPRLKEGSVLRVGTETRDGVDRIVRASIYNRTTHLVTVALNDRGQYIPSDEPEQTPLLQTAFDGNALPTAIRGNLPSVYDGISRAALAYGMSETMREQLIKMLASDVDLQSRLSPSDQIDAFFSLPDDPEKAENDSQLLYIAANFGGTTRKFYRYQAPDGGVDYFNGDGKSAKQFLLRNPVPNGVFRSPFGMRRHPILGYSRMHTGVDWAAPRGTPIIASGNGVVEKAGWTNGYGNQTLLRHANGYVSSYNHQNAIARGVTAGARVRQGQVIGYVGSTGLSTGPHLHYELIVNGTKVDPLRIRLPDNKALSGKELEAFKQERDRIDTLLNSDENGTKLASNGSTKS from the coding sequence ATGAAAGAGATGGGGCCCAACAATCTCGATCCGGGTGACGAGCCCCCGCTTAGCGTAGGTGGACGGCGACGGCCGCCTGATCGTCGTGAAGTTTCTGCCCGCTGGCTCGCCGGCACCTTTCTGACCGGCGTTACATCCTGCATGCTGATCGGCGTCGCATTGTTTGCTGCTCTTGACGGGCGTGAACAGCTGGCCACGCCGCCTGAAATTCTTGCCCGGAACGACATGCCGGGCGTGATCGACGACGCCGCCATTATAAAGGGTGGGCGCCTTGTCAGCACCGTTTCCCAGCAAAAGGCGCGAGACCGCCGCCGCTTTGATCTTTCAACCATGCAGAAAGTGGGCGAGCGTGAAGTCATCCGGACGCGACCGTTCGAATTTGTTCGCATGGCTCTGGCTGTCGATCATCCAACCAATCGCAAATATCCGGCTTTCAACGCCCTGACCGTGTTCTCGGAGGGCCCTGCGGCTCCGCAGCCTACCGATGCCGGTCAGATTTACGGCGCGAAGGTCGAAAGTGAAGTCAGCCTGCAGGTCGTCGATTTTCCGATGAACAGTGCAACATTCGATGCTTCCAGCGACCTTACCGTCGATGAGGTCGAAAAGGTTGTGCGGGATACTGGTGGTCTACTGACTGACGGTGACGTGCAGGTAGCCTCACTTCATTATGTCGATCCTGCCCGTTTTGGCGGTACGGATTCTCCTTTCGCACTCGGCCCGGCGCTCGGTGTGAAGATTACACAGGAGAATGTCAGTGTCGCACAGCGCGGCGATGACGAAACGGTTGGCGAAGGCTTTTCGGAAGAATTGATCCCATTCCGCCAGACAGCCGAAATCGCGCAGGCGCTCGAAGACGCCGGCTATACGGGCGACGATGCCGGGAACATGGCCGATTCGCTCACCAAGCTGATGAACTCGCCGCGCCTCAAGGAAGGCAGCGTTCTGCGGGTCGGCACCGAGACCCGTGATGGCGTTGACCGTATCGTGCGGGCGAGCATCTATAATCGGACGACGCATCTGGTGACGGTCGCACTCAACGACCGCGGGCAGTATATTCCTTCTGATGAACCGGAGCAGACCCCGCTCCTGCAGACAGCGTTCGATGGTAACGCCCTGCCGACGGCAATTCGTGGCAACCTTCCCAGTGTCTATGATGGGATCAGCCGGGCCGCGCTTGCCTACGGCATGTCGGAGACAATGCGGGAACAGCTCATCAAGATGCTCGCAAGCGATGTCGACCTGCAATCGCGGCTGTCGCCGAGCGACCAGATCGACGCTTTCTTCTCGCTACCTGACGATCCGGAAAAAGCCGAAAACGATTCGCAGCTTCTTTACATTGCCGCCAATTTCGGTGGAACAACCCGAAAGTTCTATCGCTACCAGGCGCCAGACGGCGGCGTCGACTATTTCAATGGAGACGGAAAAAGCGCGAAACAGTTCCTGCTGCGTAATCCGGTTCCCAATGGCGTCTTCCGCTCGCCATTCGGCATGCGCCGTCATCCGATCCTCGGCTATAGCCGCATGCATACCGGCGTGGACTGGGCAGCACCGCGCGGCACGCCGATCATCGCGTCCGGTAATGGCGTGGTGGAAAAAGCCGGATGGACCAACGGTTATGGCAACCAGACCTTGCTTCGCCACGCCAATGGTTATGTGAGCAGCTACAATCACCAGAACGCAATCGCCCGTGGTGTTACGGCCGGTGCACGCGTAAGACAGGGACAGGTGATCGGCTATGTTGGATCGACGGGCCTGTCGACCGGTCCTCATCTTCACTACGAGCTGATCGTGAACGGCACCAAAGTCGATCCTCTACGCATCCGCCTTCCGGACAACAAGGCACTTTCCGGCAAGGAACTCGAAGCCTTCAAACAGGAACGAGACCGCATCGACACGCTTTTGAACAGCGATGAAAACGGCACCAAGCTTGCCTCGAACGGATCGACCAAGAGCTGA
- a CDS encoding L,D-transpeptidase — translation MAHYIRMLHFALFASVAATAVDGSARAEEGGSATATERPVQLAQLYDPGEEIYHDRRVRVFIDQQGRRVTMDRRGRILSVEDANNYDPNAYDRRVRRAPQPDDNWTLDGPVGGGAPYDGFGNVPEDPNYYPDAPAAPQYGGNRDGQVQRSELPPAGDQYPDNTNTSSASANPGYDGQQDYGQPGNEQPGYEQPRGVPNPDDMAPAIEMPKGQGAKAKIAAYQILLDRAGASPGVIDGRSGSNVDKAAAAYGELTGKSINPIDESAVNAELEATGGPAFSEYTITNEDVGRQYLASIPEDYAHKAELPAMAYTSITEMLGEKFHIDETYLKEINPGVNFNQPGSIVKIPNLGKPVRTKVARIIADKGRKQVRGYDETGKLVVAYPSTIGSSDNPSPSGIVQVERIAINPNYTYNPKINFKQGNNDKVLTIPPGPNGPVGTVWIALSKPTYGIHGTPEPSRIGKTSSHGCVRLTNWDAEELAKLVKAGVTVEFTE, via the coding sequence ATGGCGCATTACATACGCATGCTTCATTTCGCTTTGTTTGCTTCTGTTGCGGCAACCGCCGTTGACGGTAGTGCACGCGCAGAGGAAGGCGGTTCTGCAACAGCTACCGAACGCCCCGTGCAGCTTGCGCAGCTTTATGATCCGGGTGAAGAAATCTATCATGATCGACGGGTGCGGGTCTTTATCGACCAACAGGGTCGCCGCGTTACCATGGATCGTCGCGGGCGTATTCTCAGTGTCGAGGACGCCAATAATTATGACCCGAACGCTTATGATCGTCGGGTTCGCCGCGCACCGCAGCCCGACGACAACTGGACGCTCGATGGTCCGGTCGGTGGTGGCGCGCCCTATGACGGCTTTGGCAATGTGCCCGAAGATCCGAACTATTACCCGGATGCGCCGGCGGCACCGCAATATGGCGGTAACCGGGATGGACAAGTGCAGCGGTCGGAGCTGCCTCCGGCAGGCGATCAATATCCCGACAATACCAACACGAGCTCAGCGAGTGCGAATCCCGGTTATGATGGCCAACAGGATTATGGCCAGCCCGGTAACGAACAGCCGGGTTATGAGCAGCCGAGGGGTGTTCCCAATCCGGACGACATGGCTCCGGCCATCGAAATGCCAAAGGGGCAAGGCGCCAAGGCAAAGATCGCAGCCTATCAGATACTTCTCGACCGCGCCGGTGCATCGCCAGGCGTCATCGACGGTCGTTCGGGAAGCAATGTCGACAAGGCGGCTGCTGCCTATGGCGAGTTGACCGGAAAGTCGATCAACCCGATAGACGAATCGGCCGTCAATGCCGAGCTTGAAGCTACAGGCGGCCCGGCCTTCTCGGAATATACCATCACCAACGAGGATGTCGGGCGGCAATATCTTGCCTCTATTCCGGAGGATTACGCCCATAAGGCGGAGCTCCCGGCGATGGCCTATACTTCGATCACCGAAATGCTGGGCGAGAAATTTCATATAGACGAGACCTATCTGAAAGAGATCAATCCCGGTGTGAACTTCAACCAGCCCGGCTCGATTGTGAAGATTCCGAATCTCGGCAAGCCTGTCAGGACCAAAGTCGCCCGCATCATTGCAGATAAGGGGCGCAAGCAGGTTCGCGGCTATGACGAAACCGGCAAGCTGGTCGTCGCCTATCCCTCGACCATCGGCTCGTCGGACAATCCGTCGCCATCCGGCATCGTTCAGGTCGAGCGCATCGCGATCAATCCGAATTACACCTATAATCCGAAGATCAACTTCAAGCAGGGTAATAATGACAAGGTGCTGACTATTCCGCCAGGGCCGAATGGTCCGGTTGGTACTGTCTGGATTGCGCTTTCCAAGCCGACCTACGGCATTCACGGCACGCCTGAACCGTCGAGAATCGGCAAGACGTCGAGCCACGGTTGTGTGCGATTAACCAATTGGGACGCGGAAGAGCTGGCAAAGCTGGTGAAGGCTGGCGTTACGGTCGAGTTCACCGAGTAA